From a single Sulfolobus sp. E5-1-F genomic region:
- a CDS encoding Rossmann-like domain-containing protein: MILREIIDELSYRLKQRRIINVCVGPTYTSVMLDNQYIGISHTITDGEIEDAGEIIGKNAYDVVINNLDSNLQRSLSLAILNALGEMNGFTQGDPINLYSGGKLCVFGFSPQLSYSNFDSVVVYDFLSTENKRVGNTEIRPFSLLSHEVCTTALIFASSLVNNTIDKILTQISANHLILTGISSVDAPITLKNHGFEALGKLFPIEKYRVFRTICEGGSNRLLSKYVARYFKKL; the protein is encoded by the coding sequence ATGATCCTTAGAGAAATTATTGATGAATTATCATATCGTTTAAAGCAAAGGAGGATTATTAACGTATGTGTTGGCCCTACTTATACATCTGTAATGTTAGATAACCAATACATAGGAATTTCACATACTATAACGGATGGCGAGATAGAAGATGCAGGTGAGATAATAGGGAAAAATGCATATGATGTCGTAATAAACAATCTGGACTCAAATTTACAAAGATCTTTATCTCTAGCAATTCTAAATGCTTTAGGAGAAATGAATGGGTTTACACAAGGTGATCCGATTAATTTATACTCTGGAGGAAAGCTTTGCGTATTTGGCTTTTCACCCCAATTATCATATAGTAATTTTGATAGCGTAGTTGTCTATGATTTCTTATCTACAGAAAATAAGAGGGTAGGTAATACTGAAATAAGACCTTTCTCTTTACTATCTCATGAAGTGTGCACTACTGCGCTAATTTTCGCATCTTCTCTAGTCAATAATACAATAGATAAGATTCTTACTCAAATCTCTGCTAATCACCTAATTCTAACTGGTATTTCTTCAGTAGATGCACCAATTACGCTTAAAAATCATGGATTTGAAGCTCTAGGCAAATTATTTCCAATAGAGAAATACCGAGTGTTTCGAACGATCTGTGAAGGGGGTAGTAATAGGTTATTAAGTAAATACGTTGCAAGATATTTTAAAAAGTTGTAG
- a CDS encoding sugar phosphate nucleotidyltransferase yields MVSAIVLAGGYATRLRPLSLTKPKALFPILNKPILGYILENLTNSGIVDIYLSLRVMADKIIDYLKGINMLDKVKIEVEDEPLGDAGPLRLISEKHNLDDDVLVIYGDIYSEIDMKSLLDFYYKKNCDAVIVGTEVQDPRRYGVLYTENDILVELIEKPKKPISNLINAGVYIFKKSLFKLVDTPSSISKDFLPKLLRTKCIAVYKYHGIWADIGIPDDYLRLNFEVLVQKYPKGYINSSAKVSEKCTLIPPYYIGSKNVIEDDVYITSNTILGNDVEVGKGTYISESILMNKVKVKEYTYISGSIIADKSKIGRWNHILDGSILGEEVITSDGVLINRRTIILPNKEVKEHVYDKGKIIL; encoded by the coding sequence ATGGTATCCGCAATTGTACTAGCAGGAGGTTATGCTACTAGACTTAGGCCCTTGAGTCTAACCAAACCGAAAGCTCTTTTCCCTATTTTAAATAAACCTATTCTGGGTTATATTCTAGAAAATCTTACCAATTCTGGTATTGTTGATATATATTTATCATTAAGGGTAATGGCTGACAAGATAATTGATTACTTAAAAGGTATTAATATGCTAGATAAGGTTAAAATTGAAGTTGAAGATGAACCTTTAGGTGATGCAGGTCCTTTAAGACTGATCTCTGAGAAGCATAATTTAGACGACGATGTTCTAGTTATATATGGGGATATATATAGTGAAATAGATATGAAATCGCTTCTTGATTTTTATTATAAAAAGAACTGTGATGCTGTGATAGTAGGTACGGAGGTACAAGATCCTAGAAGATATGGTGTACTTTATACCGAGAATGACATATTAGTGGAATTAATAGAAAAACCTAAAAAACCTATAAGTAATTTAATTAATGCTGGAGTATATATTTTTAAAAAGAGTCTGTTCAAGTTAGTGGATACTCCATCTTCTATAAGTAAAGATTTCTTACCTAAGTTACTTAGAACTAAATGCATTGCGGTATATAAGTATCACGGAATATGGGCAGATATAGGAATTCCCGATGACTATCTTAGGCTTAATTTCGAAGTACTAGTACAAAAATACCCTAAGGGCTATATTAATTCATCAGCTAAGGTTAGTGAAAAGTGTACACTTATTCCTCCTTATTATATTGGTTCAAAAAATGTCATTGAAGACGACGTTTACATTACATCCAATACTATCTTGGGTAATGATGTAGAGGTAGGAAAAGGAACTTACATATCTGAGAGTATTCTAATGAACAAAGTAAAGGTTAAAGAGTACACATATATATCTGGGTCTATAATTGCCGACAAAAGTAAGATTGGAAGATGGAATCATATATTAGATGGGTCTATTTTAGGCGAAGAGGTAATTACTAGTGATGGAGTTCTTATAAATCGTCGCACGATAATTTTGCCTAATAAGGAAGTAAAAGAACATGTTTATGATAAAGGTAAAATAATATTGTAA
- a CDS encoding superoxide dismutase has product MTLQIQFKKYELPPLPYKIDALEPYISKDIIDVHYNGHHKGYVNGANSLLERLEKVVKGDLQAGQYDIQGIVRGLTFNINGHKLHALYWENMAPSGKGGGKPGGALADLINKQYGSFDRFKQVFTETANSLPGTGWAVLYYDTETSNLQIMTFENHFQNHIAEIPIILILDEFEHAYYLQYKNKRADYVNAWWNVVNWDAAEKKLQKYLTK; this is encoded by the coding sequence ATGACTCTCCAAATTCAGTTTAAAAAGTACGAGCTACCTCCATTACCTTACAAGATAGATGCATTAGAACCATATATAAGTAAAGATATAATTGATGTACACTATAATGGGCATCATAAAGGGTATGTAAATGGAGCTAACTCACTCCTAGAAAGACTAGAAAAAGTAGTAAAAGGAGATTTACAAGCTGGACAGTATGATATTCAAGGTATCGTACGTGGTCTTACGTTTAACATTAATGGGCACAAATTGCATGCCTTATATTGGGAAAATATGGCACCAAGTGGGAAAGGCGGTGGGAAACCTGGTGGTGCACTAGCAGACTTAATAAATAAACAATATGGTAGTTTTGATAGGTTTAAGCAAGTTTTTACTGAAACTGCTAATTCACTACCAGGTACGGGTTGGGCTGTTCTCTATTATGATACTGAGACAAGCAATTTACAAATTATGACGTTTGAAAATCACTTCCAAAATCATATAGCAGAAATACCTATAATACTAATATTAGATGAATTCGAGCACGCTTACTATCTACAGTACAAGAATAAGAGAGCTGATTACGTAAATGCGTGGTGGAATGTAGTAAATTGGGATGCAGCGGAAAAGAAGTTACAGAAATATTTAACGAAGTAA